The Campylobacter sp. CN_NE2 region CCGCATTTAGCATTTGCGATTTTAAGCAAATATTTTGCAAAACCACTAATCGGTAAAAAAATCGAGCCAAAAATAGCTGGTTCTGCAAACATTATGCCAAATGTTTATATCGGTTCAAATTCGCAAATCGGTGAAAACTGCGTGATAATGCACGGTGCATTTATCGGCGAAAATGTTAAAATCGGCGATGATTGCATTATTCACCCAAATGTCGTTATTTATAACGATACTATTATCGGAAATCGTTGCGAAATTCAAGCAAACGCAGTCATTGGAAGCGACGGCTTTGGATATGCTCATACCAAAGAGGGCAGACATATAAAAATTTATCACAATGGAATTGTCGAGCTTGAAGATGATGTCGAAATCGGAGCTTGCACGACGATTGATAGGGCTGTTTTTGAAACTACGCTTATCAAAAAATGCACAAAAATCGATAATCTCGTTCAAATCGGACACAACTGCGTTTTAGGGGAAGGTTGTTTGATAGTTTCGCAAACGGGACTTGCTGGTTCAACGACGCTTGGACGAAATGTCGTCATGGGCGGACAAAGCGGAAGTACAGGACATGTGAGTGTCGGCGACTTCGCACAAGTCGCAGCG contains the following coding sequences:
- the lpxD gene encoding UDP-3-O-(3-hydroxymyristoyl)glucosamine N-acyltransferase; the encoded protein is MKLSKICEILNIEFNGKDFEVSALNSLKNATASELSYCDSDKNAKFIADSKAGFLLVKKGTAVLNSAIALECENPHLAFAILSKYFAKPLIGKKIEPKIAGSANIMPNVYIGSNSQIGENCVIMHGAFIGENVKIGDDCIIHPNVVIYNDTIIGNRCEIQANAVIGSDGFGYAHTKEGRHIKIYHNGIVELEDDVEIGACTTIDRAVFETTLIKKCTKIDNLVQIGHNCVLGEGCLIVSQTGLAGSTTLGRNVVMGGQSGSTGHVSVGDFAQVAARGGVNRNLEGGKAYAGYHPIMELKEHLKFSAKIVRFFKDK